In Pedobacter sp. W3I1, one DNA window encodes the following:
- a CDS encoding type II toxin-antitoxin system antitoxin SocA domain-containing protein, which yields MGNELSKKEIGERIANLRLRKGFSQEDLAKSIAISRPSLTQIELGNRVVSLSEMQKLSMVLGFSLDDFMTKDFLANQSLEPSNEIHEEIVEERISVPTLNINKFKNVLLYILERCAGKPNVGETVLYKLLYFSDFNYYELYEEHLTGAKYKKLPYGPVPQKLDSIINQMIDANQLQRIKTEFRGYPQKRYLPLEKADLTVLKASEKDVIDKVIEQMSDWSATAISDYSHKDLPWEVTEEGKDISYNLAFYRELPYSVRVYDEEENN from the coding sequence ATGGGAAACGAACTATCAAAAAAGGAAATTGGCGAACGAATAGCTAACCTACGTTTAAGAAAAGGTTTCTCGCAAGAAGATTTAGCAAAAAGTATTGCGATTTCAAGACCATCTTTAACCCAGATAGAATTGGGGAATAGAGTAGTTAGTCTTAGTGAGATGCAAAAACTCTCGATGGTGCTGGGCTTTTCTTTGGATGATTTTATGACCAAAGATTTTCTGGCCAATCAGAGTTTAGAACCATCCAATGAAATACACGAAGAGATTGTTGAAGAGCGTATTTCTGTTCCAACCTTAAATATAAATAAGTTTAAAAATGTTTTGCTTTATATTTTGGAGCGCTGCGCTGGCAAGCCTAATGTTGGAGAAACCGTTCTGTATAAATTGCTTTATTTTTCTGATTTTAACTACTACGAGTTATATGAAGAGCATTTAACAGGGGCGAAGTACAAAAAGTTGCCCTATGGTCCTGTCCCCCAAAAATTAGATTCCATTATCAATCAAATGATAGACGCAAATCAGCTTCAACGAATTAAGACAGAATTCAGAGGCTATCCACAAAAGCGCTATTTACCACTCGAAAAAGCCGATTTAACTGTACTTAAAGCAAGTGAAAAAGATGTTATAGATAAGGTTATCGAACAAATGAGCGATTGGTCGGCTACAGCGATAAGCGATTATTCGCATAAAGATTTACCTTGGGAAGTTACAGAAGAAGGCAAGGATATTAGTTATAATTTAGCTTTCTATCGGGAACTACCTTATTCTGTTCGAGTTTATGATGAAGAAGAAAATAATTAA
- a CDS encoding queuosine precursor transporter, which yields MTFKTKESRLLLILGSFFVANAILSEFIGVKLFSVEETLGFKKFDINLLGVPHLSFVMSAGVLTWPIIFIMTDIINEYFGVKQVRFLSILTAILISFAFLVVWGSMHLTAADFWVHQNINGEDLNMNNAFAGIFGQGMWIIVGSITAFIIGQMVDVMIFHKIKRITGERALWLRATGSTLVSQFIDSFVVIFIAFYINPQYHYSWQQVFAIGLVGYTYKFVVAILMTPILYIVHAIIDGYLGKDLAHKLIKMAGRG from the coding sequence ATGACTTTTAAGACAAAAGAAAGCCGTTTACTACTCATTCTGGGTAGCTTTTTTGTAGCAAACGCTATATTATCAGAGTTTATTGGTGTTAAATTGTTCAGTGTTGAAGAAACGCTGGGTTTTAAAAAGTTCGATATAAATTTATTAGGTGTTCCACATCTATCCTTTGTAATGTCGGCAGGGGTATTAACCTGGCCAATCATTTTTATTATGACGGATATTATAAATGAATATTTTGGTGTTAAACAGGTCCGGTTCTTATCCATTCTTACCGCCATATTAATTTCATTTGCCTTTCTTGTAGTTTGGGGATCTATGCATTTAACTGCTGCCGATTTTTGGGTGCATCAAAATATAAATGGCGAAGACCTTAATATGAATAATGCCTTTGCAGGGATATTCGGACAAGGGATGTGGATCATTGTAGGATCGATTACTGCCTTTATTATCGGCCAAATGGTTGATGTAATGATATTTCATAAAATTAAGAGAATAACAGGGGAGCGGGCGCTTTGGTTACGTGCTACAGGCTCTACTTTGGTCTCTCAGTTTATTGATAGCTTTGTGGTTATATTTATTGCATTTTATATAAACCCTCAATATCATTATAGCTGGCAACAGGTTTTCGCCATTGGCTTAGTAGGCTATACCTATAAGTTTGTAGTTGCCATTTTAATGACCCCTATTTTGTATATTGTACATGCCATAATTGATGGTTACTTAGGAAAAGACCTTGCACATAAGCTAATCAAAATGGCTGGCAGAGGATAA
- a CDS encoding multidrug effflux MFS transporter translates to MAKKQHFYLILILGSLAALGPFSIDMYLPGFVDIAKDLRSNESTVALSLSSFFIGISAGQLLYGPLLDKFGRKKPLYFGLALYILSSFLCLAVTDVNQLIVLRFVQAIGSCATAVASVAMVRDLFSVEESPKVFASLMLVIAVSPMLAPTAGGYLISALGWKYVFVFLGLMAVLMLLASIFKLPESYKPDPGYSLKPKPILTNFFTVLKEPQFYTYALISSITFSGLFAYVSSSPQVFMKIYEVSKTGYGWIFALLSVSFIGSSQVNSLILRWFTSKNIVTYALIAQCIFSLIFLIFALNNWLNLYATIGFIALFLACLGLINPNAAALSLAPFSKNAGSASALMGALQMGLGALASVMVSLFSEHSVVPMPLVMTAAAFIALCCLLIGRRFITTEVEASSDSAVIAH, encoded by the coding sequence ATGGCTAAAAAACAACACTTCTATCTCATACTCATTTTAGGTTCATTAGCAGCCCTTGGCCCCTTCTCTATCGATATGTACCTGCCTGGTTTCGTTGATATTGCAAAGGATTTAAGAAGCAATGAATCAACTGTAGCCCTTTCACTTTCGAGCTTTTTTATCGGGATTTCTGCCGGCCAGTTATTATATGGCCCGCTTTTGGATAAATTTGGAAGAAAGAAACCGCTATATTTTGGTTTGGCACTTTATATCCTTTCCTCTTTCTTGTGTTTGGCCGTAACAGATGTTAACCAGCTAATTGTTTTACGTTTTGTACAAGCCATTGGAAGCTGTGCCACCGCAGTAGCCTCGGTAGCTATGGTGCGAGATCTGTTTTCTGTAGAAGAAAGCCCGAAAGTATTTGCTTCCTTAATGCTGGTAATCGCTGTTTCACCTATGCTTGCCCCAACTGCAGGTGGCTACTTAATTTCGGCATTAGGCTGGAAATATGTGTTTGTGTTTTTAGGATTAATGGCGGTTTTAATGCTCCTTGCATCAATTTTCAAATTACCAGAGAGTTATAAACCTGATCCGGGTTACTCTTTAAAACCTAAACCCATTTTAACCAATTTCTTTACCGTTTTAAAAGAACCTCAATTTTACACTTATGCTTTAATCAGCTCAATTACCTTTTCAGGTTTATTTGCTTATGTATCTTCATCGCCTCAGGTGTTTATGAAAATATACGAAGTAAGTAAGACTGGTTATGGATGGATTTTTGCGCTGTTATCGGTATCGTTTATTGGTTCAAGCCAGGTAAATAGCCTGATATTAAGATGGTTTACCAGCAAAAATATTGTAACCTATGCACTTATTGCGCAATGTATTTTCAGTTTAATCTTTTTGATTTTTGCTTTAAATAACTGGTTAAATTTATATGCTACAATAGGCTTTATTGCATTGTTCTTAGCTTGCTTAGGCTTAATTAATCCTAATGCTGCCGCCTTGTCGCTTGCACCCTTTTCCAAAAACGCCGGCAGTGCATCTGCCTTGATGGGTGCCTTGCAAATGGGGTTAGGCGCTTTGGCTTCGGTAATGGTAAGTTTATTTAGCGAACACTCGGTTGTGCCTATGCCCTTGGTCATGACAGCAGCCGCATTTATCGCTTTATGCTGCTTGTTAATCGGCAGGAGGTTTATCACCACTGAAGTAGAAGCATCGTCTGATTCGGCAGTTATAGCCCATTAA
- a CDS encoding PepSY-associated TM helix domain-containing protein — protein MTTEKSEPQKNNITVAPSGLGKKQVKKDNGKSKGKKRLAGLSRWLHIYLSMVSFTILLFFAISGLTLNHADWFTSGKEVITKDSGSVNLKWVNQPDTNKINKLQIVEFFRRKHAVKGALSDFRMDDRELSLTFNGPGYLADSFIDRETGKYELTTTRFGAVAVINDLHKGRDSGKAWSWIIDISAVLMTLVSISGIILICFIKKKRLSGFIIAAMGTIVCYLIYKLFVP, from the coding sequence TTGACTACAGAAAAATCGGAACCTCAAAAAAATAACATCACCGTTGCACCTAGCGGCCTCGGAAAAAAACAGGTTAAAAAAGATAACGGGAAGAGTAAGGGTAAAAAACGTTTAGCTGGTTTATCGCGCTGGCTGCATATTTATTTATCGATGGTGAGTTTTACGATTCTGCTATTCTTCGCTATATCGGGTTTAACCTTAAATCATGCAGATTGGTTTACTTCAGGCAAGGAAGTGATTACCAAAGATTCTGGATCAGTAAACTTGAAATGGGTAAACCAACCAGATACCAATAAAATCAATAAGTTGCAGATCGTCGAGTTTTTTAGGCGTAAACACGCGGTTAAAGGCGCATTGAGCGATTTTAGAATGGATGACAGAGAACTGAGCTTAACCTTTAATGGGCCTGGTTACCTGGCCGATTCTTTTATAGACCGCGAAACCGGTAAATACGAATTAACCACAACCCGGTTTGGCGCGGTGGCTGTGATTAATGATCTGCACAAAGGCAGGGATTCTGGTAAGGCATGGTCGTGGATTATTGATATTTCGGCGGTGCTGATGACCTTGGTGTCTATCTCCGGAATTATCTTAATCTGTTTTATCAAAAAGAAACGATTGAGCGGCTTTATCATTGCAGCAATGGGTACAATTGTTTGCTATTTAATTTATAAATTATTTGTACCATAG
- a CDS encoding DUF2271 domain-containing protein produces MKFKHLTVAFLLVISASAFVSPKKALRTFVSNYENVLGTSLELKFKTTSQVDADLAEERALNEIDRLDNILSAYKANSEFSKWMSSGKQTTKVSSELFEVLKQFESYKVLTNGALDASAKVIGDVWKKAAAEGRLPSTAALQNAVTLVKQKHYVLNEQDKTVTRLDDVPLALNSFAKSYIINKAAEKAAQSPGIENVVVNIGGDMVIKGNQPETIEIANPKADAENDAALTTIKVSNMAVATSGNYRRGFNVNGKWYSHIVDPRTGKPVSEIISATVIAPDASEAGALATSFNVLSLAEIKAMTAVRNDIAYLLITKNGEEIKSKEWANYEVALRKPATVLEKANKADKLWNTKYELVVNLEIANIESTDGKRVRRPFVAVWIEDAAKTPVRNLAIWYNKPRWLPDLKSWNRANGEEFKKGAEGKLSSTSSATRGPGKYSLSWDGKDDSGKLVKAGTYTVFIEVAREHGTYQVIAQEMKFTGSAKKIELTPNTELTSASLDYRKIGTSKK; encoded by the coding sequence ATGAAGTTTAAACACTTAACTGTTGCCTTTTTATTGGTCATAAGCGCATCTGCATTTGTTAGCCCGAAAAAAGCTTTAAGAACATTTGTTTCCAACTACGAAAATGTATTGGGCACATCGTTAGAATTAAAATTTAAGACAACTAGCCAGGTTGATGCAGATTTAGCAGAAGAGCGTGCATTAAACGAAATAGATAGGCTGGATAATATTTTAAGTGCTTATAAAGCTAACAGCGAATTTAGTAAATGGATGAGTAGTGGTAAACAAACCACTAAAGTTTCGTCAGAATTGTTTGAGGTTTTAAAACAGTTTGAAAGTTATAAAGTGTTAACCAATGGTGCCCTTGATGCATCAGCTAAAGTAATTGGCGATGTTTGGAAAAAGGCAGCTGCCGAAGGCCGTTTGCCATCTACTGCAGCATTACAAAATGCAGTTACTTTGGTAAAGCAAAAACATTATGTATTAAATGAGCAGGATAAAACCGTTACGCGTTTGGATGATGTGCCATTAGCATTAAATTCTTTTGCAAAAAGTTATATCATTAATAAAGCCGCTGAGAAAGCTGCACAAAGCCCTGGAATTGAAAACGTAGTGGTGAATATTGGTGGCGATATGGTAATTAAGGGAAATCAACCAGAAACCATTGAAATTGCAAATCCTAAAGCTGATGCTGAAAACGATGCTGCACTAACCACAATCAAAGTGTCGAACATGGCCGTGGCAACAAGTGGTAATTATCGCAGAGGTTTTAATGTAAATGGCAAATGGTATTCGCATATTGTTGATCCACGCACCGGAAAGCCTGTTTCCGAAATAATTAGTGCAACGGTTATTGCCCCTGATGCTAGTGAAGCAGGTGCTTTAGCTACTTCCTTTAATGTGCTTTCTCTTGCCGAGATTAAAGCAATGACTGCAGTTAGAAATGATATCGCATACTTGTTAATTACCAAAAATGGCGAAGAAATTAAAAGCAAGGAATGGGCTAATTACGAGGTTGCTTTAAGGAAACCAGCGACTGTTTTAGAAAAAGCAAACAAAGCAGATAAACTTTGGAATACTAAATATGAATTAGTAGTAAACTTAGAAATTGCCAATATAGAATCTACCGATGGTAAACGTGTTCGTCGCCCGTTTGTGGCCGTATGGATTGAAGATGCTGCTAAAACACCTGTGCGTAACCTGGCCATTTGGTATAATAAACCACGTTGGCTGCCTGATTTAAAATCATGGAACCGCGCCAATGGCGAAGAGTTTAAAAAAGGAGCAGAAGGCAAATTGAGCTCAACGAGTTCGGCTACACGTGGCCCTGGTAAATACAGCTTATCATGGGATGGAAAAGACGATAGCGGGAAGTTGGTAAAAGCAGGTACTTACACTGTTTTTATTGAAGTAGCCCGCGAGCATGGAACTTACCAGGTGATTGCTCAGGAAATGAAATTTACCGGCTCAGCAAAAAAAATAGAATTAACGCCAAATACAGAACTAACATCAGCATCTCTTGACTACAGAAAAATCGGAACCTCAAAAAAATAA
- a CDS encoding methionine aminotransferase, which produces MLNIQSKLPGVSTTIFSVMSKLATEHNAINLSQGFPDYACDPKLVELVNKAMQDGFNQYAPMPGSTFLKETIAEKVEKLYNIKYNPDTEITVTAGGTQAIFTALAAIINAGDEVIIFEPAYDSYAPTIKLLGGLVKTYELAPPTYAIDWDMVKKLFTVKTRMIILNTPQNPTGSILSSDDMKSLIKLVTGTDILILSDEVYEHLIYDEQKHQSVMLYPELKQRSFIVASFGKLLHATGWKLGYCLAPEKLTKEFRKVHQFNVFSVNSPMQQAIADYIKEPKNYTEISSFFQQKRDYFRSLLAESRFKLLPCNGSYFQCASYSSISDEKDTDFSIRLIKEFGVATIPVSAFYQKATDHKIIRFCFAKEDATLALAAEKLKNV; this is translated from the coding sequence ATGCTTAATATACAATCTAAACTCCCTGGCGTAAGTACCACCATTTTTTCGGTGATGAGTAAACTTGCAACAGAACACAATGCCATTAATCTTTCTCAGGGCTTCCCTGACTATGCCTGCGATCCAAAACTAGTTGAATTGGTAAATAAAGCCATGCAAGATGGTTTTAACCAATATGCGCCAATGCCTGGTTCTACTTTTTTAAAAGAAACCATTGCAGAGAAAGTTGAAAAACTATATAACATAAAATACAATCCCGATACTGAAATTACCGTTACAGCAGGTGGAACGCAAGCTATTTTTACCGCATTGGCGGCCATTATTAATGCAGGTGATGAAGTTATTATTTTCGAACCCGCTTACGATAGTTATGCACCTACAATTAAACTGTTAGGTGGCCTGGTTAAAACATACGAACTTGCCCCGCCTACTTATGCCATTGACTGGGATATGGTTAAGAAGCTGTTTACAGTAAAAACCAGAATGATCATCTTAAATACGCCACAAAACCCAACAGGTAGTATTTTATCATCAGATGATATGAAATCGCTTATTAAACTCGTCACTGGCACCGACATTTTAATCTTGAGCGACGAAGTTTATGAGCATTTAATTTACGATGAACAAAAGCACCAAAGTGTAATGCTCTATCCTGAATTAAAGCAAAGAAGTTTTATTGTAGCCTCGTTCGGCAAGCTTTTGCACGCTACAGGCTGGAAACTGGGCTACTGTTTGGCGCCAGAGAAATTAACCAAAGAATTTAGGAAGGTACACCAATTTAATGTTTTCAGCGTTAATAGTCCCATGCAGCAGGCTATTGCCGATTACATTAAAGAGCCAAAAAATTATACTGAAATAAGTAGTTTCTTTCAACAGAAAAGAGATTATTTTAGAAGCCTCCTGGCCGAAAGCCGTTTTAAACTTTTGCCTTGTAATGGTTCATATTTTCAATGCGCAAGCTACAGCAGCATTAGCGATGAGAAGGATACCGATTTTAGCATCAGACTGATCAAGGAGTTTGGAGTGGCTACCATTCCGGTTTCTGCATTTTACCAAAAAGCAACGGATCATAAAATCATCAGGTTCTGCTTTGCTAAAGAAGACGCTACACTTGCCTTAGCGGCAGAGAAATTAAAAAACGTTTAA
- a CDS encoding amidohydrolase, with protein sequence MEAPVYTQIENLKVTVFQAYLFWENIEKNLLNLALRLSMGVREKTDIIILPEMFNTGFSMNSEALAEEMGGKTMQWMQKMAHQYNCVVTGSIIIKENNQYFNRLIWMEPDGKNQHYDKRHLFGMGDEDQHFSPGKEKLIVELKGWKIRLAICYDLRFPVWLRNVDQEYDILLLVANWPDKRSAHWKALIPARAIENQSYVIAVNRVGHDGNQIYHSGLSMCLDPYGNTVYYKPEDEDLYTFSINYEELVKVRRQFPFLKDADRFTIS encoded by the coding sequence ATGGAAGCACCTGTTTACACCCAAATAGAAAATCTGAAAGTAACCGTCTTTCAGGCCTATCTTTTTTGGGAGAACATTGAGAAAAACCTCTTAAATCTGGCACTTCGATTATCGATGGGTGTAAGGGAGAAAACTGATATTATTATTTTGCCCGAAATGTTTAATACAGGTTTTAGTATGAATTCTGAAGCCTTGGCTGAAGAAATGGGTGGAAAAACGATGCAATGGATGCAAAAAATGGCGCACCAATACAATTGTGTGGTTACAGGAAGTATCATTATAAAAGAAAACAATCAATATTTTAACCGTTTGATCTGGATGGAGCCAGATGGCAAAAATCAGCATTACGATAAACGCCATTTGTTTGGCATGGGTGATGAAGATCAACACTTTAGTCCTGGTAAAGAAAAACTTATTGTCGAACTTAAAGGATGGAAAATCAGATTGGCCATTTGTTACGATTTGCGCTTTCCGGTTTGGTTGCGTAATGTAGACCAGGAATATGATATCTTACTCCTGGTTGCCAACTGGCCAGATAAAAGATCGGCCCATTGGAAGGCATTAATCCCGGCCAGGGCAATTGAAAACCAAAGTTATGTGATTGCTGTAAACCGTGTTGGGCATGATGGAAACCAGATTTACCATAGCGGATTATCGATGTGCCTGGATCCATATGGCAATACCGTTTATTATAAACCTGAAGACGAAGATTTATATACATTCAGTATCAATTACGAAGAACTGGTTAAAGTAAGAAGGCAATTTCCGTTTTTAAAGGATGCAGATCGGTTTACCATTAGTTAA
- a CDS encoding N(4)-(beta-N-acetylglucosaminyl)-L-asparaginase, producing the protein MFNRRKFIKASALSAGLLAIDKKSIANIIPQEETKAENFPIVISTWDFGIAANADAWKVLSTGGRALDAVEQGVWVPEADEHNQSVGYGGLPDRDGHVTLDACIMDELGNCGAVLALEHIKHPISVARKVMEKTPHVMLAGDGALQFALEQGFKKENLLTPASEKAWKEWLKTAKYAPVMNIENKLYQKAAPQKLPGNQYNHDTIGMLAIDVKGNISGACTTSGMAYKLHGRIGDSPIIGAGLYVDNEVGGATSTGVGEEVVRNVGSFLVVELMRQGYTPEAACKEAVMRIIKKKPETAKNIQVGFLAINKKGEYGAYAIQQGFSYAVCNAEKQDLLIKGKSYY; encoded by the coding sequence ATGTTTAACCGCCGCAAATTTATAAAAGCATCTGCCCTATCGGCAGGATTGCTGGCTATTGATAAAAAGAGTATCGCCAATATCATTCCACAAGAAGAAACAAAAGCAGAAAACTTCCCGATTGTAATTTCTACCTGGGATTTTGGGATTGCGGCTAATGCCGATGCATGGAAGGTATTATCAACCGGCGGACGTGCCTTAGATGCGGTAGAACAAGGTGTTTGGGTACCGGAGGCTGATGAGCACAATCAATCTGTTGGATATGGCGGTTTACCAGACCGCGATGGCCACGTTACTCTTGATGCCTGTATTATGGACGAACTTGGTAACTGCGGCGCCGTGTTAGCGCTCGAACATATTAAACACCCTATCTCGGTAGCGCGTAAAGTGATGGAAAAAACGCCACATGTGATGTTGGCTGGCGATGGTGCTTTGCAGTTTGCATTAGAGCAGGGTTTTAAAAAGGAAAACTTGCTTACTCCTGCCAGTGAAAAGGCGTGGAAAGAATGGTTAAAGACAGCGAAGTATGCGCCTGTAATGAATATCGAAAATAAACTCTATCAAAAAGCTGCTCCGCAAAAACTTCCCGGAAACCAATATAACCACGATACCATTGGCATGCTTGCTATCGATGTTAAAGGAAATATTTCTGGCGCTTGTACAACCAGTGGTATGGCCTATAAACTTCATGGAAGGATTGGTGATAGTCCTATTATTGGGGCTGGCCTTTATGTAGATAATGAAGTTGGTGGTGCAACCTCAACCGGTGTAGGTGAAGAGGTGGTCAGAAACGTTGGATCTTTTTTGGTGGTCGAATTAATGCGTCAGGGTTATACGCCCGAAGCCGCATGCAAAGAAGCCGTAATGCGGATCATTAAAAAGAAGCCCGAAACCGCCAAGAATATACAGGTAGGATTTTTAGCCATCAATAAAAAGGGCGAATATGGTGCTTATGCCATTCAGCAAGGTTTTAGTTATGCTGTTTGCAATGCAGAAAAACAAGATCTTTTAATCAAAGGCAAAAGCTATTATTAA
- a CDS encoding YegJ family protein produces MGLLSKIFGKKNVAEREGEPDMVYVPNEDERMNWAIEKANLTLWYFEKSLKNPQAYQNYFSIKVLITDGDEGEHIWLTDPQFDDEGNLFGTVGNEPVNIRSVKFNQKIGIRRDLISDWMIIENGRLIGGYTIRAIRDGVAEKEKAAFDNSIGLYIDEGVDHFKANLETPEGAILAIEKAYNNKDIDAAIACKDFFEEAKSLLSVMKMEIDQHTINETAEVLKLSFINNIEEHGFPDFSTVQNAFPERKKVDETHWVITEVCWYPDGGKSVQLLNTYKSPKGWVVLGPAGPQE; encoded by the coding sequence ATGGGATTATTATCTAAAATTTTCGGAAAGAAAAATGTCGCCGAACGCGAGGGTGAACCAGATATGGTTTATGTGCCCAACGAAGATGAGCGCATGAACTGGGCGATCGAAAAAGCCAACTTAACCCTTTGGTATTTCGAAAAAAGTTTAAAAAACCCACAGGCATACCAGAACTATTTTTCTATTAAAGTTCTCATTACCGATGGTGATGAAGGCGAACATATTTGGTTAACAGATCCGCAATTTGATGATGAAGGGAACTTATTTGGTACCGTTGGCAACGAACCGGTAAACATTCGTTCAGTAAAATTTAATCAAAAGATCGGCATAAGGCGCGATTTAATTTCAGATTGGATGATTATTGAAAACGGCAGGCTAATTGGCGGCTATACCATACGGGCCATCAGGGATGGCGTTGCAGAAAAAGAGAAAGCAGCATTTGACAACAGTATAGGTTTATATATTGATGAAGGTGTTGATCATTTCAAGGCCAATCTCGAAACACCAGAAGGTGCTATCCTGGCGATCGAAAAAGCATACAACAATAAAGATATTGATGCTGCTATAGCTTGTAAGGATTTTTTTGAAGAAGCTAAATCTTTACTTTCTGTGATGAAAATGGAGATTGATCAGCATACGATCAATGAAACGGCAGAAGTACTTAAACTATCTTTCATTAACAATATAGAAGAACATGGTTTTCCTGATTTTTCTACCGTTCAAAATGCTTTTCCCGAACGTAAAAAAGTTGATGAAACCCACTGGGTAATTACAGAAGTATGCTGGTATCCGGATGGCGGAAAATCAGTACAGTTACTTAATACCTACAAATCTCCGAAGGGATGGGTAGTGCTAGGACCTGCAGGGCCACAGGAATAA
- a CDS encoding copper homeostasis protein CutC, translated as MSEKAIGCLEVCANSYQSALAAQNGGAKRVELCDNLAEGGTTPSYAQISLAKKNLSIEVWPIIRPRGGDFLYSEIEFELMKEDLKICRSLNCEGIVTGILKADGTIDKERCAELIELAKPMEVAFHRAFDMSNDMDQALEDLIALNIKRVLTSGGASSAILGAERLVQLVKKANGRITIMPGAGINENNIKNLIDQTGATQFHASAKEFVPSKMEFRNTETKMGSMEDEYRYELTSETKVKALVDCINSSINH; from the coding sequence ATGAGTGAAAAAGCAATTGGTTGCTTAGAAGTATGCGCTAATTCTTATCAATCGGCATTGGCTGCCCAAAATGGCGGGGCGAAAAGAGTGGAGTTGTGCGATAACCTGGCAGAAGGTGGCACCACACCAAGTTATGCCCAAATTTCATTAGCCAAGAAAAATCTATCCATCGAAGTATGGCCAATTATACGTCCGCGTGGTGGAGATTTCCTATATTCTGAAATTGAGTTTGAATTAATGAAAGAAGATCTAAAAATCTGCAGATCATTAAATTGTGAAGGTATCGTTACCGGAATACTTAAAGCTGATGGCACTATCGATAAAGAAAGATGTGCTGAATTAATTGAGTTAGCCAAACCTATGGAGGTAGCTTTCCACCGGGCATTTGATATGAGCAACGATATGGATCAGGCGCTGGAAGATTTAATCGCACTCAACATAAAAAGAGTACTCACCTCCGGAGGTGCTTCTTCTGCAATTCTGGGCGCAGAAAGACTAGTGCAGCTGGTGAAAAAGGCAAATGGCCGGATTACCATCATGCCTGGTGCGGGGATAAATGAAAACAACATCAAAAACCTCATTGATCAAACCGGTGCCACACAATTCCATGCCTCTGCTAAGGAATTTGTACCAAGTAAAATGGAATTCAGAAATACGGAAACTAAAATGGGTAGTATGGAAGACGAATACCGGTACGAACTCACATCAGAAACAAAAGTGAAAGCATTAGTTGATTGTATAAATAGTTCTATAAATCATTAA